A part of Leifsonia xyli subsp. xyli str. CTCB07 genomic DNA contains:
- the rpoZ gene encoding DNA-directed RNA polymerase subunit omega, with product MATSTNGIIDPPIDDLLSKVESKYALVIFASKRARQINDYYADLHEGSLFDNVGPLVDSSVDDKPLSVAMHEINEDRLVLKPIAAAE from the coding sequence ATGGCCACCAGCACCAATGGCATCATCGACCCGCCCATCGACGACCTGCTCTCCAAAGTCGAGTCCAAGTACGCGCTCGTGATCTTCGCCTCCAAACGCGCTCGGCAGATCAACGATTACTACGCGGACCTGCACGAGGGCAGCCTGTTCGACAACGTCGGGCCGCTTGTGGACTCGTCGGTGGACGACAAGCCCCTCTCCGTGGCCATGCACGAGATCAACGAGGACAGACTCGTGCTCAAACCGATCGCCGCCGCCGAATAA
- the hisF gene encoding imidazole glycerol phosphate synthase subunit HisF, giving the protein MGVAVRVIPCLDVAAGRVVKGVNFQNLRDQGDPVEFARRYAEQGADELTFLDVTATVDDRSTTYDVVRATAGQVFIPLTVGGGVRSTEDVARLLGSGADKVGVNSAAIARPGLVAEIADRFGAQVLVLSLDVKRSASTDSGFAVTTHGGRTETGLDALEWAARAIELGAGELLVNSIDADGTKEGFDLELIREMRALSAVPVIASGGAGKTADFAPALRAGADAVLAASVFHSGELTIGDVKTALAAAGMEVRP; this is encoded by the coding sequence ATGGGCGTTGCCGTGCGGGTCATTCCGTGTCTGGATGTCGCGGCCGGACGAGTGGTGAAAGGCGTCAATTTCCAAAACCTGCGTGACCAGGGCGACCCCGTCGAGTTCGCCCGTCGCTATGCGGAGCAGGGCGCCGACGAGCTGACTTTCCTGGATGTGACGGCGACGGTGGACGACCGCTCCACCACCTACGACGTGGTGCGCGCGACCGCCGGACAGGTTTTCATCCCCCTGACGGTCGGGGGCGGTGTGCGCAGCACGGAGGATGTCGCGCGGCTGCTCGGCAGCGGTGCGGACAAGGTGGGCGTCAACTCCGCGGCGATCGCCCGGCCCGGGCTGGTTGCCGAGATCGCCGACCGCTTCGGCGCTCAGGTTCTGGTGCTCTCGCTCGATGTCAAGCGTTCGGCGTCAACGGACTCCGGCTTCGCTGTCACGACCCACGGTGGCCGCACCGAGACCGGCCTCGACGCGCTGGAATGGGCGGCGCGCGCCATCGAACTCGGTGCGGGAGAGCTGCTCGTCAACTCGATCGACGCCGATGGCACGAAGGAGGGCTTCGACCTGGAGCTCATCCGCGAGATGCGCGCCCTCAGCGCCGTGCCGGTGATTGCCTCGGGCGGTGCGGGGAAAACCGCCGACTTCGCTCCAGCTCTCCGCGCCGGGGCGGACGCCGTGCTCGCCGCGAGCGTGTTCCACTCCGGTGAGCTGACCATCGGCGATGTGAAGACAGCGCTGGCCGCGGCCGGGATGGAGGTCCGGCCATGA
- a CDS encoding bifunctional phosphopantothenoylcysteine decarboxylase/phosphopantothenate synthase: MTIVVGVTGGIAAYKAVGVIRALVLEGHSVHVVATEAALRFVGRPTLEAISRNPVATDLYEGVAEVRHVAIGQSADLIVIAPATANTIAKLAAGLADDLLGNTVLASTAPLVIAPAMHTEMWQNPATAANIAKLTDRGVIVVGPASGPLTGSDSGPGRFEETETIVRTALRAVGIAPRPIVSAVPEPAADIVVLSERRRANEAARRPRGGVDLRGKRVVITAGGTREPLDPVRFFGNRSSGRQGVALAWAAQARGAEVVLIAAYLEVEPPEGVELIPVRTALELQEAVTESVRAADIVVMAAAVADYRPASSRDSKIKKSETGETLTLELVANPDILAGLTREKRHGQVIVGFAAETEPEPSFLLERGRGKLAAKGADFLVLNQVGWDQGFQTESNAVVVLRRGGDIVMEASGSKLSVADRILDVIV, encoded by the coding sequence TTGACCATCGTCGTCGGAGTGACCGGCGGCATCGCTGCCTACAAAGCTGTGGGCGTGATCCGGGCGCTCGTGCTCGAGGGCCACTCCGTCCACGTTGTCGCGACGGAGGCCGCCCTGCGATTCGTCGGCCGGCCGACGCTGGAGGCGATCAGCAGAAACCCCGTCGCGACCGATCTGTACGAGGGCGTCGCGGAGGTGCGGCATGTGGCCATCGGCCAGTCAGCCGACCTCATCGTGATCGCTCCGGCGACGGCCAACACCATCGCCAAGCTCGCTGCGGGGCTTGCCGACGATCTGCTCGGCAACACCGTCCTCGCCTCCACCGCCCCCCTCGTGATCGCCCCGGCGATGCACACCGAGATGTGGCAGAACCCGGCGACGGCGGCCAACATCGCGAAGCTCACCGACCGCGGTGTGATCGTCGTCGGTCCCGCGTCCGGTCCGCTGACGGGCAGCGACAGCGGGCCGGGCCGTTTCGAGGAGACCGAGACCATCGTCCGGACCGCGTTGCGCGCCGTCGGCATCGCGCCGCGCCCGATCGTCTCGGCGGTCCCCGAGCCCGCGGCTGACATCGTCGTGCTCTCGGAGCGCCGGCGTGCGAACGAGGCCGCGCGCAGGCCGCGCGGCGGGGTGGACCTCCGCGGCAAGCGCGTCGTGATTACCGCAGGCGGGACCCGCGAGCCGTTGGACCCGGTGCGCTTCTTCGGCAACCGCTCCAGCGGCCGGCAGGGCGTCGCGCTCGCCTGGGCGGCGCAGGCGCGGGGAGCGGAGGTCGTGCTGATCGCGGCATACCTGGAAGTCGAACCGCCGGAGGGTGTCGAGCTCATCCCGGTGCGGACCGCGCTGGAATTGCAGGAGGCCGTGACCGAGTCCGTCCGTGCCGCCGACATCGTGGTGATGGCGGCCGCCGTGGCCGACTACCGTCCGGCGTCGAGTCGCGACAGCAAGATCAAGAAGTCCGAGACAGGGGAGACCCTGACGCTGGAGCTCGTCGCCAATCCCGACATCCTCGCCGGGCTCACCCGCGAGAAGCGTCACGGACAGGTGATCGTCGGCTTCGCGGCCGAGACAGAGCCCGAACCGTCGTTCCTTCTCGAACGAGGCCGCGGCAAGCTCGCGGCTAAGGGCGCGGACTTCCTCGTGCTCAACCAGGTGGGCTGGGATCAAGGCTTCCAGACGGAGAGCAACGCTGTCGTCGTTCTGCGCAGAGGCGGAGATATAGTGATGGAGGCCTCCGGGAGCAAACTGTCGGTGGCCGATCGTATTCTCGACGTCATCGTCTGA
- the hisG gene encoding ATP phosphoribosyltransferase, translated as MLKIAVPNKGSLSEIAAQMLQEAGYAGRRDPKELIVSDARNGVEFFYLRPRDIATYVGSGALDVGITGRDLLLDSGSAAAEIAALGFATSTFRFAGPSGQYAALADLDGKRVATSYPGLAGQFLAGEGVDAALIKLDGAVESAVRLGVADAVADVVETGSTLRKQGLEIFGPVILESEAVLISSSSPAAGAGTLLGRLQGVMVARQYVLVDYNLPVSLLEKAVALTPGVESPTVSPLGEPDWVAVRVMIRSDQTNQVMDALYELGARAILVTSIHAARI; from the coding sequence ATGCTCAAAATCGCTGTCCCCAACAAGGGGTCCCTCTCCGAGATCGCGGCGCAGATGCTGCAGGAGGCCGGCTACGCCGGCCGCCGCGACCCCAAGGAGCTGATCGTCTCCGATGCCCGCAACGGCGTCGAGTTCTTCTACCTGCGCCCCCGCGACATCGCCACCTACGTCGGCTCGGGGGCACTGGACGTCGGCATCACCGGGCGGGACCTCCTGCTTGACTCCGGCTCGGCGGCCGCGGAGATCGCCGCGCTCGGCTTCGCCACTTCCACCTTCCGCTTCGCCGGGCCGTCCGGGCAGTACGCCGCTCTCGCCGACCTCGATGGCAAGCGCGTGGCCACGAGCTATCCCGGTCTCGCGGGGCAGTTCCTCGCGGGCGAAGGCGTCGACGCCGCCCTGATCAAGCTGGACGGCGCCGTCGAGTCCGCGGTCCGCCTCGGCGTCGCCGACGCCGTCGCCGACGTGGTCGAGACTGGCTCCACGCTGCGCAAGCAGGGGCTGGAGATCTTCGGCCCGGTCATTCTCGAATCGGAGGCTGTGCTCATCTCCTCGTCCTCGCCGGCGGCTGGAGCCGGTACGCTGCTGGGCCGGCTGCAGGGCGTGATGGTCGCACGCCAGTATGTGCTGGTGGACTACAACCTCCCGGTCTCTCTGCTGGAGAAGGCCGTCGCGCTCACGCCGGGGGTGGAGTCGCCGACGGTCTCGCCGCTGGGGGAGCCGGACTGGGTGGCCGTCCGCGTCATGATCAGAAGCGACCAGACTAATCAGGTCATGGACGCGCTCTACGAGCTCGGCGCGCGCGCCATCCTCGTCACCTCCATTCACGCCGCGAGGATCTGA
- the fmt gene encoding methionyl-tRNA formyltransferase, which translates to MRLVFAGTPAVAVPSLTALAARFEVAAVITREDAPLGRKRILTPSPVAIAAEELGLSVIRANRLREEAIERVRVLRPDVGVVVAYGGLVHEPLLSLPRRGWVNLHFSLLPRWRGAAPVQHALIAGDRETGAAVFQLVPELDAGDVFGELRRLIRPDETAGELLDDLARSGARLLADTVAALADGTAVATPQSGEPVAAPKLGIADAKLDLTRPADEVYARFRGVTPEPGAWALLDGERFKIHAVRPTAAGVLPPGAVVADGKRILAGTGSRPLELVTVQPAGKRVMAAADWWRGAGGEAVLS; encoded by the coding sequence ATGCGCCTCGTCTTCGCCGGCACACCCGCTGTCGCCGTCCCTTCCCTGACCGCCCTCGCCGCCCGCTTCGAGGTCGCGGCCGTGATCACCCGGGAGGATGCTCCGCTCGGACGCAAGCGCATCCTGACCCCATCTCCGGTCGCCATCGCGGCCGAGGAGCTGGGTCTTTCGGTGATCCGCGCCAACCGGCTTCGCGAGGAGGCGATCGAGCGGGTCCGGGTGCTGCGGCCCGATGTCGGCGTCGTGGTCGCCTACGGCGGGCTCGTCCACGAGCCCCTGCTCTCGCTGCCGCGCCGGGGCTGGGTGAACCTGCACTTCTCGCTGCTGCCGCGCTGGCGCGGGGCCGCTCCGGTGCAACACGCTCTGATCGCGGGTGATCGCGAGACCGGGGCGGCGGTCTTCCAGCTGGTTCCCGAACTGGACGCTGGCGACGTGTTCGGCGAACTGCGCCGTCTCATCCGCCCCGACGAGACGGCGGGCGAGCTGCTCGACGATCTCGCGCGCTCGGGCGCCCGGCTGCTGGCTGACACCGTCGCCGCGCTGGCGGATGGCACAGCCGTGGCGACCCCGCAGTCCGGCGAGCCTGTTGCGGCGCCCAAGCTCGGGATCGCCGACGCGAAGCTCGATCTCACGCGCCCGGCCGACGAGGTCTATGCGCGTTTCCGCGGGGTGACCCCGGAACCGGGCGCGTGGGCGCTGCTTGACGGTGAGCGGTTCAAGATCCACGCGGTGCGCCCGACGGCCGCCGGTGTGCTCCCGCCCGGAGCGGTCGTTGCCGACGGCAAACGCATCCTGGCCGGCACCGGGAGCCGCCCGCTCGAGCTTGTGACCGTGCAGCCCGCAGGCAAACGAGTCATGGCTGCTGCCGACTGGTGGCGGGGCGCCGGGGGAGAGGCGGTGCTCTCGTGA
- a CDS encoding anthranilate synthase component I, producing the protein MIATSSGTTSREKFDALTGAHRVIPVVRELFADGETPVGIYRKLAAGRPGTFLLESAEQGGIWSQFSFVGAASFGVLTQQGEEVRWLDYGLSAERALGPDAAGPDASGRPLDALAALHRRWQSPRIPGLPPLTGGLVGFIGWEAIRQIERLPDQPPADYDIPGQALAFAADLVAIDHRSGTVLLIANVLADGVDDADALWADAQSRLDRMQGELAQPAEAWLAEVDLAVPVHPPVSRTAKPDFLAAVEAAKERIVAGDIFQVVISQRFEVACEAGALDVYRVLRALNPSPYMYLLALERPDGGVYEIVGSSPEALVKVREGRAFTHPIAGSRPRGATPEEDLDLEASLLADDKERAEHLMLVDLARNDLLKVCAAGSVEVTEFMRVERFSHIMHIVSSVEGDLLPDASALDVFRATFPAGTLSGAPKPMALWIIDELEPAQRGVYGGVVGYFDFAADADLAIAIRTATIMDGVARVQAGGGLVADSVPESEFEESQNKAAAPLRAVAVANALRRVQGAD; encoded by the coding sequence GTGATCGCCACATCCAGCGGTACAACCAGCCGCGAGAAGTTCGACGCACTGACCGGCGCACACCGGGTGATCCCCGTCGTGCGCGAACTGTTCGCAGACGGGGAGACGCCGGTCGGCATCTACCGCAAGCTCGCCGCCGGCCGGCCGGGCACCTTCCTGCTGGAATCCGCCGAGCAGGGCGGTATCTGGTCGCAATTCTCGTTCGTCGGAGCCGCCTCGTTCGGCGTTCTGACCCAGCAAGGGGAGGAGGTCCGCTGGCTCGACTACGGACTCTCCGCCGAGCGCGCGCTCGGCCCCGACGCGGCTGGCCCCGATGCGTCTGGCCGTCCACTCGACGCTCTCGCGGCGCTGCACCGGCGCTGGCAGTCGCCGCGCATCCCCGGCCTGCCCCCGCTGACCGGGGGGCTCGTGGGCTTCATCGGCTGGGAGGCGATCCGCCAGATCGAGCGGCTGCCCGACCAGCCGCCAGCGGACTACGATATCCCGGGCCAGGCCCTCGCTTTCGCGGCCGACCTCGTGGCGATCGACCATCGCTCCGGCACAGTGCTGCTGATCGCGAACGTGCTGGCCGATGGTGTCGACGACGCCGACGCGCTCTGGGCGGATGCGCAGTCCCGGCTCGATCGGATGCAGGGCGAGCTGGCGCAGCCGGCGGAGGCGTGGCTCGCCGAGGTGGATCTCGCTGTGCCTGTGCATCCCCCTGTCTCTCGCACGGCCAAGCCAGACTTCCTCGCGGCGGTCGAGGCCGCCAAGGAGAGGATCGTCGCCGGGGACATCTTCCAGGTCGTCATCTCGCAGCGCTTCGAGGTGGCCTGCGAGGCCGGCGCACTCGATGTCTACCGTGTGCTCCGGGCGCTCAACCCCAGCCCGTACATGTACCTGCTGGCGCTGGAGCGGCCCGATGGCGGCGTCTACGAGATCGTCGGATCGTCCCCGGAGGCGCTGGTCAAGGTGCGGGAGGGACGCGCGTTCACGCACCCCATCGCCGGTTCCCGCCCGCGCGGGGCCACGCCGGAGGAGGATCTCGACCTCGAGGCTTCGCTCCTCGCCGACGACAAGGAGCGCGCCGAGCACCTCATGCTCGTCGATCTGGCCCGTAACGACCTGTTGAAGGTCTGCGCGGCCGGCAGCGTCGAGGTGACGGAGTTCATGCGCGTCGAGCGGTTCAGCCACATCATGCACATTGTCTCCTCCGTCGAGGGCGATCTCCTGCCGGACGCCAGTGCGCTCGACGTCTTCCGTGCCACCTTCCCGGCGGGGACGCTCTCCGGCGCGCCCAAGCCGATGGCGCTGTGGATCATCGACGAGCTGGAGCCCGCGCAGCGCGGCGTTTACGGGGGAGTGGTCGGCTACTTCGACTTCGCCGCCGACGCCGATCTCGCGATCGCGATCCGCACGGCGACGATCATGGACGGTGTGGCGCGTGTGCAGGCCGGCGGCGGGCTGGTCGCCGACTCCGTTCCCGAGTCGGAGTTCGAGGAGTCGCAGAACAAAGCGGCGGCGCCGTTGCGGGCGGTGGCCGTCGCCAATGCACTGAGACGGGTGCAGGGTGCGGACTGA
- the hisI gene encoding phosphoribosyl-AMP cyclohydrolase, with protein MTGLDEALTRIRFTDTGLVPAIVQQWYTRDVLMMGWMDAEAFRRTMTEGRVTFWSRSRQEYWRKGDSSGNIQFVRGVALDCDGDTLLVTVDQVGAACHTGTYTCFDADPLAPVLGERPESAADGW; from the coding sequence ATGACCGGGCTCGATGAGGCGCTGACGCGTATCCGCTTCACAGACACCGGGCTCGTTCCGGCGATCGTGCAGCAGTGGTACACCCGCGACGTGCTCATGATGGGCTGGATGGACGCCGAGGCGTTCCGCCGCACGATGACCGAGGGACGCGTGACGTTCTGGTCGCGCTCCCGTCAGGAGTACTGGCGCAAGGGCGATAGCTCTGGGAACATTCAGTTCGTCCGGGGCGTTGCGCTCGATTGCGATGGTGACACGCTGCTGGTGACGGTCGATCAGGTCGGCGCCGCGTGCCACACCGGAACGTACACCTGTTTTGATGCGGACCCGCTCGCGCCAGTGCTCGGCGAGCGTCCCGAATCCGCCGCTGACGGGTGGTGA
- the rpe gene encoding ribulose-phosphate 3-epimerase, with protein MAARINPSILAADFVNLERDLGRIASADLVHVDVMDSHFVPNLTFGPQMVGRIQDVSAIPLDVHLMIDDPDRWAPGYAELGAHSVTFHAEAAADPVALARRLRALGARAGIALKPGTAVDGYLDLLPEFDQVLVMTVEPGFGGQSFMLETMPKLRRLRETVEARGLDVWLEVDGGITEETIAVAAEAGADTFVAGSAVFRGEPAERIEALRAAVRWHSTL; from the coding sequence ATGGCAGCGCGTATCAACCCGAGCATCCTGGCGGCGGATTTCGTGAACCTGGAGCGCGATCTCGGTCGGATCGCGTCGGCCGACCTCGTCCATGTGGATGTGATGGACAGCCATTTCGTGCCGAACCTGACGTTCGGTCCGCAGATGGTGGGGCGCATCCAGGATGTCAGCGCCATCCCGCTCGACGTGCATCTGATGATCGACGACCCCGATCGCTGGGCGCCCGGCTACGCGGAGCTCGGAGCCCACTCGGTCACCTTCCACGCGGAGGCGGCGGCCGACCCGGTCGCGCTCGCGCGGCGGCTGCGGGCACTCGGCGCGCGCGCCGGCATCGCGCTCAAGCCCGGCACCGCGGTGGACGGCTATCTGGATCTTCTGCCCGAGTTCGATCAGGTGCTGGTCATGACGGTGGAGCCCGGCTTCGGCGGGCAGTCGTTCATGCTGGAGACGATGCCGAAGCTGCGCCGTCTGCGGGAGACGGTGGAAGCCCGCGGGCTGGATGTGTGGCTCGAAGTCGACGGGGGCATCACCGAGGAGACGATCGCGGTCGCCGCCGAAGCCGGCGCGGACACGTTCGTCGCCGGTTCCGCGGTTTTCCGAGGGGAGCCCGCGGAGCGGATCGAGGCGCTGCGCGCGGCCGTGCGCTGGCACAGTACTCTGTAA
- the metK gene encoding methionine adenosyltransferase yields MADLRLFTSESVTEGHPDKICDQISDSILDALLAVDEHSRVAVETLVTTGLVHVAGEVTTKGYVEIPALVRDTIVEIGYDSSDVSFDGTQCGVSVSIGAQSPDIAQGVDNALETRSERSQDDLDRQGAGDQGIMFGFATTETPQYMPLPIWLAHRLAERLAAVRKDGTLGYLRPDGKTQVTIGYEGYVPKSVQTVVLSTQHARDIPSQQLRADVIEQVIEPVMHAAGVETSHIRTLINPTGRFEIGGPKGDAGLTGRKIIVDTYGGASRHGGGAFSGKDPSKVDRSAAYALRWVAKNAVAAGLADRLEVQIAYAIGKAAPVGLYVETFGTAHVPDERIIHAIREVFDLRPAAIARDLDLLRPIYARTATYGHFGRELPDFTWERLDRVDDLRSAAGL; encoded by the coding sequence ATGGCCGATCTGCGTCTCTTCACGTCTGAGTCTGTGACCGAGGGCCACCCGGACAAGATCTGCGATCAGATCTCCGACAGTATCCTCGATGCCCTGCTCGCCGTCGATGAGCACAGCCGTGTCGCCGTCGAGACGCTCGTGACCACCGGCCTCGTGCATGTGGCCGGTGAGGTCACCACCAAAGGCTATGTCGAGATCCCGGCGCTCGTGCGGGACACGATCGTAGAGATCGGCTACGACTCCTCCGATGTCAGCTTCGACGGCACGCAGTGCGGTGTCTCCGTCTCAATTGGCGCCCAGTCGCCGGACATCGCACAGGGTGTCGACAATGCGCTGGAGACGCGATCCGAGCGGAGTCAGGACGACCTCGACCGGCAGGGCGCGGGCGACCAGGGCATCATGTTCGGCTTCGCCACCACCGAGACCCCGCAGTACATGCCGCTGCCGATCTGGCTGGCTCATCGGCTCGCCGAACGTCTCGCGGCGGTGCGCAAGGACGGCACGCTCGGCTATCTGCGCCCGGACGGCAAGACCCAGGTCACGATCGGCTACGAGGGCTATGTCCCGAAGAGCGTGCAGACCGTCGTGCTGTCCACCCAGCATGCGCGGGACATCCCCAGCCAGCAGCTGCGAGCGGATGTGATAGAGCAGGTCATCGAGCCTGTCATGCACGCCGCGGGAGTGGAGACCTCGCACATCCGCACTCTGATCAACCCCACCGGCCGCTTCGAGATCGGCGGGCCGAAGGGAGACGCCGGGCTCACGGGTCGCAAGATCATCGTCGACACCTACGGCGGCGCGAGCCGTCACGGCGGCGGAGCGTTCTCCGGCAAAGACCCGTCGAAGGTGGACCGTTCTGCCGCGTACGCCCTGCGCTGGGTCGCGAAGAACGCGGTCGCCGCGGGGCTCGCGGACCGCCTCGAGGTGCAGATCGCCTACGCGATCGGCAAGGCCGCCCCGGTCGGTCTCTACGTCGAGACCTTCGGCACCGCTCACGTTCCGGACGAGCGCATCATCCACGCCATCCGTGAGGTGTTCGACCTGCGACCGGCCGCCATCGCGCGCGACCTCGACCTGCTCCGGCCGATCTACGCGCGCACGGCGACGTACGGCCACTTCGGCCGCGAGCTCCCGGACTTCACCTGGGAGCGGCTCGACCGCGTCGACGACCTGCGCTCGGCCGCGGGGCTGTAG
- a CDS encoding phosphoribosyl-ATP diphosphatase — protein MKTFDDLFAELSEKAATRPEGSGTVRELDAGVHSIGKKIVEEAAEVWMAAEHESDEAFAEEASQLIYHLQVMMLAKGLTLADVYRHL, from the coding sequence GTGAAAACCTTCGACGACCTCTTCGCCGAGCTCAGCGAGAAGGCCGCGACCCGACCGGAGGGCTCCGGGACGGTGCGCGAGCTGGACGCGGGTGTGCATTCCATCGGAAAGAAGATCGTGGAGGAGGCAGCCGAGGTCTGGATGGCCGCCGAGCACGAGAGCGACGAGGCGTTCGCAGAGGAGGCTTCGCAGCTGATCTATCACCTGCAGGTGATGATGCTCGCGAAGGGACTGACCCTGGCCGATGTGTACCGACATCTGTGA
- a CDS encoding primosomal protein N', with protein MPAAGRVARVVLDSPLPQLDHFFDYLVPEELAAHAVPGVRVRVPLRTAGRVADGYLVEWAEPEGAYEGRLSPIESVVSPVPVLTPGVWRLARRLADRSAGTASDILRLAVPGRMVRVEKQWLAQPESERNPAAAAAAIGVRGYGEGTLETAVARGERLALRPLPWLSPLPDGTWVGEWAITLAALAAASWSAGRSAIVAAPDHRDLEQLSAALAAIVPAAAVVRTDASQANADRYRGFLTALAGPRILIGNRSVVYAPAEDLGLIALWEDSDPLHAEPLAPYVHTRDAALVRQELTGCALVVSGLVRSVEAQRLVELGWLRDIAPERAFAPKVVLTSAQQADEPAARAARIPSGAWRAAREALDHGPVLVQVARPGYVPLLACASCGQAARCTRCTGPLGQRQAGSMPSCQWCGALATDWSCSRCEHTAFRMVTPGSGRTAEELGRAFPGTRIVLADGDHPVQRIGPAPALVVATRGAEPIADGGYRAVLLLDGERMLARESLRVAEDCLRWWTSAAVLAAPGAPTVLVGVSGALARAFATGRLVDFAREELADRRGLRFPPAVRLASITGAPAAVEAVAAAVGPGLLIDVLGPVEVDEKTVRSILRFEYARGAEVAAAVRGQVVRNATQRRKAPAGRGGYRPAPSLRVRFDDPEIL; from the coding sequence GTGCCGGCGGCCGGCCGGGTCGCTCGCGTCGTCCTCGATTCGCCGCTCCCGCAGCTCGACCACTTCTTCGACTATCTCGTCCCCGAGGAGCTGGCCGCCCACGCGGTCCCCGGTGTCCGGGTGCGCGTCCCACTCCGCACGGCGGGACGCGTCGCCGACGGCTACCTCGTGGAATGGGCCGAGCCCGAGGGCGCCTATGAGGGCCGGCTCAGCCCGATCGAGTCGGTCGTCTCGCCGGTGCCGGTGCTCACGCCCGGGGTGTGGCGGCTGGCGCGGCGGCTGGCCGACCGCAGCGCGGGGACGGCCAGCGACATCCTGCGCCTGGCGGTTCCCGGCCGGATGGTGCGCGTCGAGAAGCAGTGGCTTGCCCAGCCGGAGAGCGAACGGAACCCGGCAGCGGCCGCCGCGGCGATCGGCGTGCGCGGGTACGGCGAGGGCACGCTGGAGACCGCCGTCGCGCGCGGCGAACGCCTTGCCCTCCGTCCCCTCCCCTGGCTCAGCCCGCTGCCGGACGGCACCTGGGTGGGGGAGTGGGCGATCACCCTCGCTGCGCTCGCGGCCGCGAGCTGGAGCGCGGGGCGTTCGGCGATCGTGGCCGCGCCCGATCACCGCGATCTGGAGCAGCTGTCGGCAGCCCTGGCCGCGATCGTCCCGGCCGCGGCGGTGGTCCGCACCGATGCGTCACAGGCCAACGCCGACCGCTACCGCGGCTTCTTGACGGCGCTGGCCGGGCCGCGCATCCTGATCGGCAACCGATCGGTGGTGTATGCGCCCGCGGAGGATCTGGGGCTGATCGCGCTCTGGGAGGACAGCGACCCCCTGCACGCGGAACCGCTCGCGCCCTATGTCCACACCCGGGATGCGGCCCTCGTCCGGCAGGAGCTGACCGGCTGCGCGCTTGTCGTGAGCGGGCTCGTCCGCAGCGTCGAGGCTCAGCGGCTGGTCGAGCTGGGCTGGCTTCGGGACATCGCTCCCGAACGGGCGTTTGCGCCGAAAGTCGTCCTGACCTCGGCGCAGCAGGCGGACGAGCCCGCCGCCCGCGCGGCGCGCATCCCTTCGGGAGCCTGGCGGGCGGCCCGGGAAGCCCTGGATCACGGCCCCGTGCTCGTGCAGGTGGCGCGCCCCGGTTACGTTCCTCTGCTCGCTTGCGCGAGCTGCGGACAGGCCGCCCGCTGCACCCGCTGCACCGGTCCGCTCGGTCAGAGACAGGCGGGGTCGATGCCCTCGTGCCAGTGGTGCGGCGCGCTCGCGACCGACTGGAGCTGCTCGCGCTGCGAGCACACGGCGTTCCGGATGGTCACGCCCGGTTCGGGACGCACGGCGGAGGAGCTGGGCCGGGCCTTCCCCGGGACGCGCATCGTCCTGGCGGACGGCGACCATCCGGTGCAGCGCATCGGGCCGGCCCCGGCGCTCGTGGTCGCCACCCGCGGGGCCGAGCCGATCGCGGACGGCGGCTATCGCGCTGTCCTGCTGCTCGACGGCGAGCGGATGCTCGCCCGGGAGAGTCTGCGTGTTGCCGAGGACTGCCTTCGCTGGTGGACCAGCGCCGCCGTCCTGGCCGCGCCTGGCGCGCCCACCGTGCTCGTCGGGGTGTCGGGCGCTCTCGCGCGGGCCTTCGCGACCGGCCGGCTGGTGGACTTCGCCCGCGAAGAGCTCGCCGACCGGCGCGGACTCCGCTTCCCCCCCGCGGTGCGGCTCGCCTCGATCACGGGCGCTCCGGCGGCTGTGGAGGCGGTCGCCGCCGCGGTGGGTCCCGGCCTGCTCATCGACGTGCTCGGTCCGGTGGAGGTGGACGAGAAGACGGTGCGCAGCATCCTGCGCTTCGAGTATGCGCGTGGAGCCGAGGTCGCGGCAGCTGTGCGGGGCCAGGTGGTGCGGAACGCGACGCAGCGCCGGAAGGCGCCGGCCGGCCGCGGCGGCTACCGCCCCGCTCCGTCGCTGCGCGTGCGCTTCGACGATCCGGAGATCCTCTGA